The Mangifera indica cultivar Alphonso chromosome 8, CATAS_Mindica_2.1, whole genome shotgun sequence genome has a window encoding:
- the LOC123224149 gene encoding uncharacterized protein LOC123224149 yields MVLQAPTRLSATQSPPLQAPSVLSPTSNAGLRRSPDRFALKSCFYSPSLHLLLSPNYVHLLASAAPRYSMRVASKQAYICRDCGYIYNDRTPFEKLADSYFCPVCAAPKRRFKPYAPAVTRNANDQDVRKARKAQIQRDEAIGRALPVAIAVGVAALAGLYFYLNSTFQG; encoded by the exons ATGGTCCTTCAAGCACCCACCAGGCTAAGTGCCACGCAATCCCCACCACTACAGGCACCTTCTGTTTTATCTCCAACAAGCAATGCCGGCCTCCGACGTTCGCCTGATCGTTTTGCTTTGAAATCATGTTTCTATTCTCCATCTCTTCATCTCTTGCTGTCGCCTAATTATGTCCATCTTCTTGCTTCTGCGGCTCCAAGATATTCCATGCGAGTCGCCTCTAAGCAGGCTTACATATGTCGTGATTGTGG GTATATCTACAATGACAGAACTCCCTTCGAGAAATTAGCTGATAGTTACTTCTGTCCTG TTTGTGCAGCTCCTAAAAGGAGATTTAAGCCATATGCCCCTGCAGTGACTAGAAATGCAAATGACCAAGATGTTCGTAAGGCAAGAAAAGCTCAAATCCAGAGAGATGAAGCAATTGG ACGGGCATTACCTGTAGCCATAGCAGTCGGAGTTGCGGCACTTGCTGGTTTATACTTTTACCTGAACAGCACTTTCCAGGGTTAA
- the LOC123224148 gene encoding chromophore lyase CRL, chloroplastic isoform X1, translating to MGTGSESESHSNGWGRARGVIVKTVVLIGGAILLKRLTKSKTRWDHARIVADSLTGEKFSREQASRDPDNYFNIRMVTCPAAEMVDGSKVLYFEQAFWRTPQKPFRQRFYMVKPCPKELKCDVEVSSFAIREVEEYKNFCDRSKDQRPLPEEAIGDIGEHLTTIYLKHCDRGKRCLYEGSSPPGGFPNSWNGATHCTSELAVLKNNEIHAWDRGYDDDGNQVWGAKEGPYEFKPAPNSGFNDMFSHLNFPPPLSMGKKIEGSFVLQE from the exons ATGGGTACGGGTTCCGAGTCGGAATCCCACTCCAACGGATGGGGCAGAGCTCGCGGAGTGATAGTCAAAACAGTGGTGCTCATAGGCGGCGCCATTCTCCTCAAACGTCTCACCAAATCTAAAACTCGATGGGACCACGCCCGTATTGTTGCCGACTCCCTTACTGGCGAAAAG TTTTCGAGGGAACAGGCATCTAGAGATCCTGATAATTACTTCAACATCAg AATGGTGACTTGCCCAGCAGCAGAGATGGTTGATGGTTCGAAGGTTTTATATTTTGAGCAA GCATTTTGGAGGACTCCTCAAAAGCCCTTTCGACAG AGATTTTACATGGTCAAGCCTTGCCCAAAAGAATTGAAATGTGATGTTGAG GTAAGTTCATTTGCCATTAGAGAAGTTGAGGAGTATAAAAACTTCTGTGATCGCTCAAAGGATCAGCGCCCACTGCCTGAAGAAGCTATTGGT GACATTGGAGAACATTTGACAACTATTTATCTCAAACACTGTGACCGTGGAAAACGCTGCTTATATGAAGGTTCATCTCCACCAGGTGGATTCCCAAATTCATGG AATGGGGCTACCCACTGTACTTCAGAACTTGCAGTGTTGAAGAATAATGAAATACATGCCTGGGACAGAGGCTACGACGATGATGGAAATCAG GTGTGGGGAGCGAAAGAAGGTCCTTATGAGTTCAAACCTGCACCTAATTCTGGTTTCAATGACATGTTCTCTCATCTAAATTTCCCTCCTCCGCTGTCCATGGGGAAAAAAATAGAGGGTTCATTTGTCTTGCAAGAATGA
- the LOC123224148 gene encoding chromophore lyase CRL, chloroplastic isoform X2 yields MGTGSESESHSNGWGRARGVIVKTVVLIGGAILLKRLTKSKTRWDHARIVADSLTGEKASRDPDNYFNIRMVTCPAAEMVDGSKVLYFEQAFWRTPQKPFRQRFYMVKPCPKELKCDVEVSSFAIREVEEYKNFCDRSKDQRPLPEEAIGDIGEHLTTIYLKHCDRGKRCLYEGSSPPGGFPNSWNGATHCTSELAVLKNNEIHAWDRGYDDDGNQVWGAKEGPYEFKPAPNSGFNDMFSHLNFPPPLSMGKKIEGSFVLQE; encoded by the exons ATGGGTACGGGTTCCGAGTCGGAATCCCACTCCAACGGATGGGGCAGAGCTCGCGGAGTGATAGTCAAAACAGTGGTGCTCATAGGCGGCGCCATTCTCCTCAAACGTCTCACCAAATCTAAAACTCGATGGGACCACGCCCGTATTGTTGCCGACTCCCTTACTGGCGAAAAG GCATCTAGAGATCCTGATAATTACTTCAACATCAg AATGGTGACTTGCCCAGCAGCAGAGATGGTTGATGGTTCGAAGGTTTTATATTTTGAGCAA GCATTTTGGAGGACTCCTCAAAAGCCCTTTCGACAG AGATTTTACATGGTCAAGCCTTGCCCAAAAGAATTGAAATGTGATGTTGAG GTAAGTTCATTTGCCATTAGAGAAGTTGAGGAGTATAAAAACTTCTGTGATCGCTCAAAGGATCAGCGCCCACTGCCTGAAGAAGCTATTGGT GACATTGGAGAACATTTGACAACTATTTATCTCAAACACTGTGACCGTGGAAAACGCTGCTTATATGAAGGTTCATCTCCACCAGGTGGATTCCCAAATTCATGG AATGGGGCTACCCACTGTACTTCAGAACTTGCAGTGTTGAAGAATAATGAAATACATGCCTGGGACAGAGGCTACGACGATGATGGAAATCAG GTGTGGGGAGCGAAAGAAGGTCCTTATGAGTTCAAACCTGCACCTAATTCTGGTTTCAATGACATGTTCTCTCATCTAAATTTCCCTCCTCCGCTGTCCATGGGGAAAAAAATAGAGGGTTCATTTGTCTTGCAAGAATGA
- the LOC123223116 gene encoding uncharacterized protein At4g14100-like, whose protein sequence is MKPFFFFFSIFTILFSFSVHISSISSKSTDPTPAPWPLQFHPILFMNNSGTLQKVDLWYDWPNGRNFNIIQNQLGKLTYDLEWDNGTSYIYTLDSSQECRVLHFSVGILRPNWLDGATYLGQQHVDGFLCNVWTKVDFIWYYEDVVTKRPVHWVFYTGYTAHVMTFEVGAILEDPKWQAPVYCFTFKEEEEEEQEKVALLESAASGSSFRKLSSRVINNASNL, encoded by the exons ATGAAaccattcttcttcttcttctcgaTTTTTACCATTCTATTCTCTTTCAGCGTCCacatctcttcaatttcttcaaaatcaacGGACCCAACCCCAGCTCCATGGCCTCTTCAATTCCACCCAATCCTCTTCATGAACAACAGTGGAACCCTCCAGAAAGTGGACCTGTGGTACGACTGGCCCAACGGCCGGAATTTTAACATAATCCAGAACCAGCTAGGGAAGCTGACATATGATCTTGAATGGGATAATGGTACTTCCTACATTTACACTTTAGACTCGAGCCAAGAGTGCAGGGTGTTGCATTTCTCTGTAGGCATTCTTCGCCCAAACTGGCTGGATGGAGCCACGTACCTGGGTCAGCAACACGTAGATGGGTTTCTGTGTAATGTGTGGACTAAAGTTGATTTCATTTGGTATTATGAAGATGTTGTTACAAAGAGACCTGTTCACTGGGTCTTCTACACAG GATACACAGCTCATGTGATGACGTTTGAGGTGGGAGCAATACTTGAAGATCCAAAGTGGCAGGCTCCTGTTTATTGTTTTACTTTTAAggaagaggaggaggaagaaCAGGAAAAGGTGGCTTTACTTGAATCTGCGGCTTCTGGTTCTTCCTTCCGGAAATTGAGTAGTAGGGTTATCAATAACGCTTCCAACCTGTGA
- the LOC123223117 gene encoding succinate dehydrogenase assembly factor 2, mitochondrial yields MASLRRAAINAHRIITSSALHNRKAILSSSPSRFETLLRPQYRWVSPYSSDSSQRLDVDFSNEESKRRLFNRLLYRSKQRGFLELDLVLGRWVEEHIHSMDENGIKALVDVLDLENPDLWKWLIGQEQPPDAVKTNPVFSAVHRKVMDNLNNHASPETRATPGEPWVRGWDDFKKGRDAPLSGNQ; encoded by the exons ATGGCGAGCTTGAGAAGAGCAGCGATCAACGCTCACAGAATCATCACTTCTTCCGCTCTACACAACCGTAAGGCGATTTTATCTTCCTCTCCATCTCGCTTCGAGACTCTTCTTAG GCCTCAATATAGATGGGTTTCGCCTTATTCTTCTGACAGCTCTCAACGTTTAGATGTTGATTTCTCCAACGAAGAGAGCAAAAGGCGTTTGTTTAACAG ACTTTTATATAGGAGCAAACAGAGAGGGTTTCTGGAGCTGGATTTGGTTCTGGGTAGATGGGTGGAAGAACATATTCATTCCATGGATGAAAATGGAATTAAAGCTCTTGTTGATGTCCTTGATTTG GAAAACCCAGATCTATGGAAGTGGTTGATTGGGCAGGAGCAACCGCCTGATGCAGTGAAAACAAATCCT GTTTTCTCTGCTGTGCACAGGAAGGTCATGGACAACCTCAACAACCATGCTTCCCCTGAGACAAGAGCAACACCTGGGGAACCATGGGTAAGAGGTTGGGATGATTTCAAGAAAGGCCGTGATGCTCCTTTGTCAGGGAACCAATGA